The window GCAGTGAAGATCCTTTTCTACAGGTCCGCCTTGGATTGCCGCTTAAGAAATTGGGTGTATTCCTCAGGGAAGATGATGAGTTGCAAGGTCAGGATGAGGAGGCCTTTTTGAATGGAGATTGGGAGAAGGAGAGATCTGGTGGGAGGAAGGTGAGATCTACTCTTGAAGTATAGAAACTGGCCACCTTGGCTCTGTTATTTGTTGTATATGATATGATGTATAGGTTACAGTTTCCACTTTGTAATTGATTGATTAGcaattctttaatttctaagaataaagaaattgagGGTGTGATTCtgaattaacaaattttttccAAGTTGAATGATATTATTGAAGTTTCTATTTCTGTTTGTTCTCTAATTAGAATTTATTTATGgctttatattttctctctatTTGAGGAAGTTGGTTCCTGTGTTAAAACAGCATACTGGCTCTAAAGTGGAAACTATTACTTTCCATTGTGTGTATGCGTACACTATTACTTTCCAGGTAAATTTTGGCCATATACATTATACATTATACAGACAAGGCGTAATGCAGACCCTTCTTGGAAAGTTCTTGTCTTCGATGTATTCCCCCTGAATTGGTTTAGGATAGCTTGTAGTAATGGCCGTTTGACATCAATCACTGTAAATGATGCTGGCCTGGTTGGTGAGTTCAGCTCTTCAGCCATTACTGGTCTTAAAATGTTTCCCAATTTGTCGATTTCAAACAACCAGCTGACAGGAACCATCTCAAAGTTGAGGTATAAATTTGTTCGAGCTAATGGATTTTCTTGGGAGAACGAAGAAGAATCATATAAGTTTGAGGGCAATAACAAACAAGGTAAAGGGTATTCAATCGATTCACCAGAACATAAGACCCATAAAATGATGGTAAAACCTGCTACAACAGTATGTTTCCtatgtttgttctttttgttggtACGGTACAACATTTCCCAGACTACATAAATCGCAACATCCAACGTTATACTTATTTGACAGACATTGAAACAATAAGTGAATACAAAGGAGTTACACTGCAATGAAATTGGGACTATGTTTCTGTTATCTGTATTCTTGAAAGTTGACATGCCCTGTCGCTCGTGCATGCTCCACAGCCTCCTGAATATTCATCAAAATTTATTCAGTATACTAAGAATAAAGGAAATCTCATGCGCACAACCACAAACATTTAGAAAATCAAAAGAGGTAAGTTAAGAAATAACCTTCTGGCCGACTAGTCCAAGTTGGCACACCCCACAGCGCAAAGTGAAATTGGCAGTGTCAGTGTATCTCCTTTTACTGAGAAGCAGCATCATAGTATTAAGGCATAATCATGGTATACCTAAGCTATAAGAGTAGTAGGAGCACAAAACGGAACTAACAGCGACGAAACACGCATGACCTCAAGCATTTTGATAACTTTAGTCAGCAAAACACCGGAAAAAAATTCACAGAAAATTAATCTTTTTATCCCTTTTTTCTATCGGATAGGCATGGATTGAAAACTTTACATGCAGGCTAAACACATCTGACATGCCCTATAGTTCTCAATCATCTTAAGTCGAGAACAAttttattgattattattttgaaatgtTCATAAACCAGACTTTATAAGCATGCACTGTAGTACTATTTAGGTTCAACAACTAAGATGCCCTCAGTACATAGAGATcaggaaatttttttcaagacTGTGTACTAGAAGTTAAAAACTATTGTCTCTTCAACTTGTATAGGTTTGTAAACTAGGTTGGTTGATGTAAAGTGAACTAGAATACTTCTGCACACTGAGCTACATGTGTAGAGTGGAAGTATCAGAAATAATCCCCCAAATCACATGCTCTGTATCTTTTATCATCTCAACGTGCTAATTCCAGAATAAAAGCCCAAGGCACATTTCATGTTTTCACATATTATAAACCATAAGCACTACCTTTGTTGCTCCTTCACAAGATTAAGAGCGAGCCCCTCAACCGGCCCAATGGTACTGTCCTTAACTGCAAATATAGTCTGATCAAACTCCTCTGGAGCTCCCTCAAAGGGTGACATCTGATACAATACAATGCAGAAACCAATGACCATTAACTGGAAAAATTAAGTCTCAATCACAAACAGTGGAGAGCAAATGTCTACAAATAAAATAGCTTTAAAATCAGTAACTATCTTCGTTTTAACATATATTGGAAAATTATTTCACATCAATTATAAATCAGGAAAAGGTACAACTCGAAAAGAGCAAGAGCCAAGACCTACGAGGCAAAGTCTCTCAGCACATAGGTAAAGAGAACGTGGGAAAAAGGGAAGATTCAATAGCCATTGAGCAGTACATGTTGTTGTGAAGGAGATTAACATTACATTCGTTAGGGAGATACAGAGGTGTGGCTCTCAGGTTATTTGAGTCCTATGTGCTTACATGTTAACAACTCAAAACACATAGGGGAACTTGGTTGgatgttgaaaatttggatttatttaAGGGCATTTTGGTAAAATAAGGAAACCACATATGTCCAAAAAATTGGCCCTACTTGAGGCCATAGTGAAGCAACTTCTTAATTATCCGTCCACATTGATAACCAGTAAAACtaagaaacagaaaattaacATAAATCATCAGAACCACATACagctaaagcatcataatgaAGCCCGTCATAGATCAGCAGAGCCCTTTCGGAATACTTCTTCTCCTGTCAACAGTACCCAATACAAAAATGAGCATAAACATTCAGAAATGGAAAGCTGACAAGATTAATATACACGAGAACTCACTACTAATGCTAACCTGACCATACAAATCACAACGTGTAGTTTGAATATCATATGCTGCAATTTCACGCCCATAATAATCTGCTAAAATTGAAAGCTCTATGGCACCTGTACAACAGATTTCAAATTAACATTCAGCAAGCGAAATCTGATGGTATCCCAGTGCTGGATTGGGACAGAGAAGTCAAcaatagaagaaaaacatTTGAAGTTAATCTTATAGACAAGTGGCTTGAACCGTCAAGGCACAAAACCTTTGTCAATTATATCAACAATGTTCAATACTGTAGAAGAAGACATAAGCCAGTGTTGTACAATTCAGGTTTAGATACTTAGTTGGCTATCAGAAATAACCAAAACTTTCACAGGAAAAGCTTTTcattttgcattttgtttGGTAATCAATTATCATATATGTGGGAAAAggaaagtttatttatttttaacagaCCTCCCCACTTCTCAGAGTCAAGAATCCAAGCACAATACTCTTCATTTGGTTTACCGAGAAATGCTTCAGAATACTTAGTTGGATCACTTGCTACTGTTGCTGCTATAACCTTCACATCATGGATGACCACAAAATGATCAGGATGTATCGCACTTATGCATGCTTAATACAAACATGGAGCTACATAACCACAAAAACTCATGGTTCATCTATTGTTGTGAACTTTTAATCCCTGAATGTTCTATACCTGTCTCAACTCAGGAGCTTTTTTCTTGTCATGGTCCATAACATACCTACAAATGAAGGGTGACTATTGAATAGAAAAATTGACCTTATATGACGCAGCTTAGTTCATTGCAAAAGACAATGGATAGAATAGAAGGTTGTATTGGAGCTTACCCAACCGCATTGAAGAGGCAACTATTGTCTGAGGGAATAACCCTTCTTACTACAATACCttccatattttaaatatttatataccTGAAACATTTTAACAATTTGAATATTTCAAACGATGATGGTTTTATAATAGACAAGCACAAGCCAAAGAGCTGACATAAGGAAACACATGAATATTTAATACAATTAAAGGACCCAAAAAGCATTGAACTCCATAGAAGTGGTTTGTGTGAAGAAGGAACCATTTGTAATTACAAAGGAAAGGAGAACAAAGATTATTAAGATACAAAAAAAGATAGGAGTCCAATCAAAAGTAAACAGctacataaaaagaaaagaattacaCATAAAAACTTCCTTAAGACTGAATCCTAAAGTTACAGAAGTATGAGacgataaaaaaaaaaaagaaggctgAGGACTCGAACAAAACCCAGTATCACATACTCAGCAGCAGACAACCAAGTACCAACCATTACCAGATTCAATTACTGGTAGCAGCAGGGCATGATTGAAAACATTAAAGAAAAGGAACAAATATAGTGTacagaaatgaaattttacaaatttgtaTTAGGAATGAAtctgaaatgaatgaaaaaaacGAACTTTAAAGAATCCATACTCTTTATCAGTTCTTTAAGGTGCCAATAAATGAACCTAATATGTCAAAAGCCTACCCAGAAAACCACCCAGTTATGTGCacccataaacaaaacatattatcgAAATAAATCCTCAAATAATTCCACAAAGGAAACCAACCTTCAGACTCAGAAACCCAATACCAAAGCTATAAAACAAACCCAGAGCTGGATTTGAAACCACCCAAAAgcataaattgaaaaaagatgacaaataaataatgtgGCAATGAAATTTCCAGATCCAGTAATAGTATTTGTACCAAGAGCAGCATATTCAAATAGACATGATACAATttggaagagaagaggaaaacagataagaaaaagaactcactctgtttcttcctttttggtCAATAAGGTAACGGTAGTTGAGCTAATACTTTTGACGATGAGGTGGTGGTCGCCTGCCTGGTTTTGGCTATGGGCTCTGTATTTTGATgtcgtcttctttttttcttttcccttctttttatcGGGAGAGTGGGATTACAAGTTAGAACCTGATGCCCAGGTCCCACTGAGCCTTAACTTAACGGGAGCGGATCTGCTGTCCCCAATACCCTTATGTCTCCTGTCTAATTGTTTGACACATGTCCACTCACTTAACCCTGAATTAACACCGTTAActtaataaaatttagaaataaaaaaccaacactATAGCAGCAGTAGCCACCACCCCTCATGACGTTCATGCCACTTCCCCCCTTCCTCCCCTTCCCTGACCTCCTCCCTCAGTCACAAAATCACCATATACCAGTACTCTCAATTGAGAAACCCAAATTTGAACGGAGATcgggaagaagaggaggaggtggtAGTGGAGGAGAAGTGGGCAGCAGGGTGGAGGTTGTGTGTGGCTTAGGTGAGGGGGCTGGAACCAGTGAGGTTTGGGGCTGTCAAGGTTGGGTATTGGGTGGGGAACTTTGTGACtgctgtttgttttgtttagggtttaatttcttttaattttattttattgaaagtAAAGTTAACAGAGTTAATATTGGGGTTAAGTGGGTGGCCACATGTCAACAAATTATATAGAGACAGCAGATCCCCTTCCTCCCAATGTGAAATTGGTCCTATGTTTTACCTCTTTGGCAATTTAGCTcgtgtttttcaaattttgtctTGTATAGctaattttttaattggtttaaaaaatatttattaact is drawn from Prunus dulcis unplaced genomic scaffold, ALMONDv2, whole genome shotgun sequence and contains these coding sequences:
- the LOC117613074 gene encoding OVARIAN TUMOR DOMAIN-containing deubiquitinating enzyme 2-like encodes the protein MEGIVVRRVIPSDNSCLFNAVGYVMDHDKKKAPELRQVIAATVASDPTKYSEAFLGKPNEEYCAWILDSEKWGGAIELSILADYYGREIAAYDIQTTRCDLYGQEKKYSERALLIYDGLHYDALAMSPFEGAPEEFDQTIFAVKDSTIGPVEGLALNLVKEQQSKRRYTDTANFTLRCGVCQLGLVGQKEAVEHARATGHVNFQEYR